In one Culex quinquefasciatus strain JHB chromosome 2, VPISU_Cqui_1.0_pri_paternal, whole genome shotgun sequence genomic region, the following are encoded:
- the LOC6032454 gene encoding protein maelstrom homolog, with translation MPKKNKPAAKGPFYFFMMEFKEQEEAAGYRFSGLAEVTEKAGPHWEKLAPHEREPYNQRAKQNKANPKEAGGYGERYTAQGKPFSQVQAEAAKRRQLEEQIQKRIVEMIQTASANNALGELEVYFVSCNYFCVSLSGEYVPAELAIIKYSLNDGVMDSLNVLINPTDLPLGMALDAKTHSSSTHQLPVPPDALGEANYEKILRQILKFFKNTSGSKVVPPIFTWNKDIPMVDSILRGILEATDLDYVKFSILPLIDFFYNLKLATEDYGLDIKTFPSIHLAKALLEKDVYAYTAGIACDVHEQLNNQVACALSRVVRWAYVISDSCCLDVGIEMEKGRHLPHNMTTLSDITGTVSALSSRMSKLTTTSDNNRSKMSRPRSTDRTDRDVTTTTIYSSRAGTVTGKPSTIVPQQPASSGGTRAANDTFNTTNPFYAMQMAQSANRSPTKKNPWSRENKLTEVRDPQSDTETSMLMLAPVAGRGRGTLARMNAAGRGRAQDLCTTVKTVGRGHLN, from the coding sequence ATGCCGAAGAAAAACAAACCCGCGGCCAAGGGCCCGTTTTACTTCTTCATGATGGAGTTCAAGGAGCAGGAAGAAGCGGCCGGCTATCGCTTCAGTGGCTTAGCCGAGGTCACGGAAAAGGCCGGTCCTCACTGGGAGAAGCTGGCACCGCACGAGCGCGAACCGTACAATCAAAGAGCGAAGCAGAACAAAGCCAATCCGAAAGAAGCGGGCGGTTACGGCGAACGGTACACGGCCCAGGGAAAGCCGTTCAGTCAGGTGCAGGCGGAAGCGGCCAAGAGGCGCCAGCTGGAGGAACAGATCCAGAAGCGGATCGTTGAGATGATTCAAACGGCATCGGCGAACAACGCGCTCGGGGAGTTGGAGGTTTACTTTGTTTCTTGCAACTACTTTTGCGTCAGCTTGTCCGGCGAGTATGTTCCGGCCGAATTGGCCATCATCAAGTACAGCTTGAACGATGGGGTGATGGACAGTCTGAACGTGCTGATTAATCCGACGGATCTTCCACTGGGGATGGCCCTCGATGCCAAGACGCACAGCAGCTCGACTCATCAGCTTCCGGTGCCGCCGGATGCGCTTGGGGAGGCAAATTACGAGAAAATTCTTCggcagattttgaaatttttcaagaaCACCAGCGGATCGAAGGTCGTACCGCCTATTTTCACCTGGAACAAGGACATTCCGATGGTGGACAGCATTCTGCGGGGCATTTTGGAAGCGACCGATTTGGATTATGTCAAGTTTTCGATTTTGCCGTTGATTGACTTCTTTTACAATCTGAAGCTGGCCACCGAGGATTACGGGCTGGACATTAAAACCTTTCCGTCGATTCACTTGGCCAAAGCGTTGCTGGAGAAGGACGTTTACGCGTACACGGCCGGAATCGCCTGCGACGTCCACGAGCAACTCAACAATCAGGTGGCCTGCGCGCTGTCCCGGGTTGTGCGCTGGGCGTACGTAATCTCCGACAGTTGCTGCCTCGACGTGGGCATCGAAATGGAAAAGGGACGTCACCTGCCGCACAACATGACTACGCTGTCGGACATAACCGGAACCGTCTCGGCGCTTTCGTCCCGAATGAGCAAACTCACCACGACCTCCGACAACAATCGCAGCAAGATGTCCCGCCCTCGCAGCACTGACCGCACGGATAGAGATGTAACGACCACCACAATCTACAGCTCGCGTGCTGGAACGGTCACCGGAAAACCCTCCACCATCGTTCCACAGCAACCGGCTTCGAGCGGCGGAACTCGAGCCGCCAACGACACGTTCAACACCACGAACCCGTTCTACGCGATGCAGATGGCCCAAAGCGCCAACCGAAGCCCGACGAAGAAAAATCCGTGGTCGCGCGAGAACAAACTGACCGAGGTGCGCGATCCGCAGTCGGACACGGAAACGTCGATGCTGATGCTGGCGCCGGTTGCTGGCCGCGGCAGGGGCACGTTGGCCCGGATGAATGCGGCCGGGCGGGGACGTGCGCAGGATTTGTGCACCACCGTCAAGACCGTTGGACGGGGACATTTGAACTGA
- the LOC6032452 gene encoding inactive selenide, water dikinase-like protein, giving the protein MGDYHHDALVPELSASTGMVRRPFDPTAHDLEASFRLTRFADLKGRGCKVPKDVLEKLVSSLQQDYTQDPEAAYLSMSSPRIGIGLDCSVIPLRHGGLCMVQTTDFFYPIVDDPYMMGKVACANVLSDLYAMGVTECDNMLMLLAVSTKMTEKERDVVIPLIMRGFKDSALEAGTSVTGGQSVVNPWCTIGGVATTICQQNEFIVPDNAVVGDVLVLTKALGTQVAVNAHQWLDQSERWNRIKLVVSEEDVRKAYHRAMDSMSRLNRIAARLMHKYNAHGSTDITGFGLLGHAQTLASHQKNEVSFVIHNLPVIAKMAAVAKACGNMFQLLQGHSAETSGGLLICLPREQAAAYCKDIEKQEGCQAWIIGIVEKGNRTARIIDKPRVIEVPAKE; this is encoded by the exons ATGGGTGATTATCATCATGATGCTTTGGTACCGGAGCTGAGCGCCAGCACCGGAATGGTCCGGCGTCCTTTCGATCCGACGGCCCACGATCTGGAAGCTTCGTTCCGGTTAACCCGGTTTGCCGATCTGAAGGGCCGTGGCTGCAAGGTTCCGAAGGATGTCCTGGAGAAGTTGGTCTCGTCGCTGCAGCAGGATTACACCCAGGATCCGGAAGCGGCGTACCTGTCCATGTCTTCGCCCCGGATCGGAATCGGTCTGGATTGTTCCGTAATCCCGCTGCGCCACGGTGGCCTCTGCATGGTCCAGACGACGGACTTTTTCTACCCGATTGTGGACGATCCGTACATGATGGGAAAGGTGGCCTGCGCCAATGTCCTCAGCGATCTGTACGCGATGGGAGTGACCGAGTGCGACAACATGCTGATGTTGCTGGCCGTCAGCACCAAAATGACGGAAAAGGAGCGCGACGTCGTGATTCCGCTCATCATGCGGGGATTCAAG GATTCTGCCTTGGAAGCGGGTACATCGGTAACCGGTGGCCAGAGTGTGGTCAACCCGTGGTGCACGATCGGTGGAGTGGCCACCACGATCTGTCAGCAGAACGAGTTCATCGTGCCGGACAATGCTGTGGTCGGTGACGTGCTGGTCCTTACGAAGGCCCTCGGAACTCAGGTCGCGGTCAACGCGCACCAGTGGCTGGATCAGTCCGAGCGCTGGAACCGCATCAAGCTGGTCGTTTCCGAGGAGGACGTCCGCAAGGCGTACCACCGTGCGATGGACTCGATGTCTCGGCTTAACCGCATCGCAGCCAGGCTCATGCACAAGTACAACGCGCATGGTTCCACCGACATCACCGGGTTCGGTCTGCTCGGCCACGCCCAGACATTGGCTTCGCACCAGAAGAACGAAGTCTCCTTCGTCATCCACAACTTGCCGGTGATTGCCAAGATGGCCGCCGTGGCCAAGGCCTGCGGAAATATGTTCCAGCTGCTGCAGGGCCACTCGGCGGAAACCTCGGGTGGACTGCTGATCTGCTTGCCCCGTGAACAGGCCGCTGCCTACTGCAAGGACATCGAAAAGCAGGAGGGATGCCAAGCCTGGATCATTGGCATCGTCGAGAAGGGCAATCGCACCGCCCGAATCATCGACAAACCACGAGTCATTGAAGTTCCCGCCAAGGAATAA
- the LOC6032453 gene encoding CDK-activating kinase assembly factor MAT1 — translation MDDQGCPRCKTTKYRNPSLKLMVNVCGHTLCESCVELLFLKGSGSCPECNVALRRSNFRVQLFEDSNVDKEVQIRKRILKDFNKKEDDFNSLAEYNDYLEMIEEIVFNLCNNIDIINTNKRIEQYKKENRDVILKNKTKLSKDEIELEELIEVEKEQTDQRKKELAMMEAENRKQKAKNKEDLIDSLMASYEDASAIVDKFAQRAEKQHIPLPKPMAPPPPKTTHFSTGIKFQSQHGFLPVPRIEEGPTYVYEAQVFPKEGPMPPALADIGSNGYIKHIRAETLGERAGGFQTNISCLRAIQEALVGLYHGC, via the exons ATGGACGATCAAGGATGTCCCCGTTGCAAAACCACAAAGTACCGAAATCCGTCGCTCAAGCTGATGGTCAACGTTTGCGGTCACACGCTCTGCGAAAGTTGCGTCGAGTTGCTCTTCTTGAAGG GTTCCGGTTCGTGTCCCGAGTGTAATGTTGCGTTGCGTCGGAGTAATTTCCGAGTTCAGTTGTTTGAGGATTCCAACGTCGACAAGGAGGTTCAGATTCGGAAGAGGATTCTCAAGgatttcaacaagaaagaggACGATTTTAACTCGCTGGCCGAATACAACGATTATCTGGAGATGATTGAGGAGATTGTGTTTAATTTGTGCAACAACATCGACATCATAAACACAAACAAGCGAATCGAGCAGTACAAGAAGGAGAATCGCGAcgtaattctcaaaaacaagaCCAAACTGAGCAAGGATGAGATCGAGCTGGAGGAGCTGATTGAGGTAGAGAAGGAGCAAACGGACCAACGGAAGAAGGAACTGGCCATGATGGAGGCGGAGAATCGCAAGCAGAAGGCGAAGAACAAGGAAGATTTGATTGATTCGCTGATGGCCAGTTACGAAGATGCCAGCGCCATCGTGGACAAATTTGCCCAGCGCGCCGAAAAGCAGCACATTCCCCTGCCCAAACCGATGGCCCCGCCGCCACCGAAGACAACCCACTTTTCGACCGGAATCAAGTTCCAGTCCCAGCACGGGTTCCTGCCGGTGCCGAGAATCGAGGAAGGACCCACGTACGTGTACGAGGCGCAAGTCTTCCCCAAGGAGGGTCCGATGCCACCGGCGCTGGCGGACATTGGTAGCAACGGGTACATCAAGCACATCCGGGCGGAAACGTTGGGCGAGCGAGCCGGCGGATTCCAGACGAACATTTCCTGTTTGCGGGCTATTCAGGAAGCGCTCGTTGGGTTGTATCACGGTTGttga